From Streptomyces cyaneogriseus subsp. noncyanogenus, the proteins below share one genomic window:
- a CDS encoding FecCD family ABC transporter permease has product MRARRAVAIPAAILALGVAVLLSLAVGARPLAPAAVLDALLHGGHGEAAEVVRELRLPRTLTGVLVGAALALAGTVLQGITRNPVADPGILGVSQGASVGVVLAIAYAGVHTLAGYVWFAFAGAALASVAVYAIASGGRGGATPVKLALGGAAINALLVAVVTAVLTTKAAALDEFRFWQVGSLSGRDAAIVGQIWPFVLVGGVLVVSVARGLDALALGDDVARGLGRRVAAVRIAGGLGATILTGAGVAAAGPIAFVGLAVPHIARAVVGGDHRWVLPLAALLGPVLLLVSDVAGRIVFPPGEVPAGVTTALIGVPFLVLLVRRKAVPA; this is encoded by the coding sequence ATGCGAGCCAGACGTGCCGTCGCGATCCCGGCGGCAATCCTGGCCCTGGGGGTCGCGGTACTGCTCAGCCTGGCCGTCGGTGCCCGCCCGCTGGCCCCGGCGGCGGTCCTCGACGCCCTCCTGCACGGGGGCCACGGCGAGGCCGCCGAGGTCGTCCGCGAACTGCGGCTGCCGCGCACCCTGACCGGGGTGCTCGTCGGCGCCGCACTCGCCCTGGCGGGGACCGTGCTCCAGGGCATCACCCGCAACCCCGTCGCCGACCCCGGCATCCTCGGCGTCAGCCAGGGCGCCTCGGTCGGTGTGGTGCTGGCCATCGCCTACGCCGGAGTGCACACGCTCGCCGGGTACGTGTGGTTCGCCTTCGCCGGGGCCGCGCTCGCCTCGGTCGCGGTGTACGCCATCGCCTCCGGGGGGCGCGGCGGGGCGACGCCGGTGAAGCTGGCGCTCGGCGGGGCCGCGATCAACGCCCTGCTGGTCGCGGTCGTCACCGCCGTGCTCACCACGAAGGCCGCCGCGCTCGACGAGTTCCGGTTCTGGCAGGTCGGCTCGCTCTCCGGGCGGGACGCCGCGATCGTCGGCCAGATCTGGCCGTTCGTGCTGGTGGGCGGCGTGCTCGTCGTGTCGGTGGCGCGCGGCCTGGACGCGCTGGCCCTCGGCGACGACGTGGCCCGGGGCCTGGGCCGGCGGGTCGCCGCCGTACGGATCGCCGGCGGCCTCGGCGCCACGATCCTCACCGGCGCCGGGGTGGCCGCCGCCGGGCCCATCGCCTTCGTCGGACTGGCCGTGCCGCACATCGCGCGGGCCGTCGTCGGCGGCGACCACCGCTGGGTGCTGCCGCTGGCCGCGCTCCTCGGGCCGGTGCTGCTGCTCGTCTCCGACGTCGCCGGGCGGATCGTCTTCCCGCCGGGCGAGGTCCCGGCGGGTGTGACCACCGCGCTGATCGGCGTCCCCTTCCTCGTCCTGCTGGTGCGCCGGAAGGCGGTGCCCGCGTGA
- a CDS encoding futalosine hydrolase, which produces MELPAEEEGRLTTSPLNVLVATAVPAERDAVARAASGPVREVSRPGVTLHRAPGGWDLLAAGVGPALAAASTAAALTAAACAGTPYGLVVSAGIGGGFAPHAPVGSLVVADEITAADLGAETAEGFLPVTELGFGTVTHRPPGDLVREVAAATGARPGTVLTVSTVTGTAERAAALGARHPRALAEAMEGFGVAEAAAAHGVPVLELRAVSNPVGPRDRAAWRIPDALAALAGAFGKLAPVLESWNPHDQ; this is translated from the coding sequence GTGGAACTTCCGGCTGAAGAAGAAGGACGACTGACCACGTCCCCGCTGAACGTCCTCGTGGCCACCGCGGTCCCCGCCGAGCGGGACGCGGTGGCCCGTGCCGCGTCCGGCCCGGTGCGGGAGGTGTCCCGGCCCGGTGTGACGCTGCACCGCGCCCCGGGCGGCTGGGACCTGCTGGCCGCCGGGGTCGGCCCCGCGCTCGCGGCCGCCTCCACCGCCGCCGCGCTGACCGCCGCCGCCTGCGCCGGCACCCCCTACGGGCTGGTCGTCTCGGCCGGCATCGGCGGCGGATTCGCGCCGCACGCTCCGGTCGGCTCCCTCGTCGTCGCCGACGAGATCACCGCCGCCGACCTGGGCGCCGAGACCGCCGAGGGCTTCCTGCCCGTCACCGAGCTGGGCTTCGGCACCGTCACCCACCGCCCGCCCGGGGACCTCGTCCGTGAGGTCGCCGCCGCCACCGGCGCGCGCCCGGGCACCGTCCTGACCGTGTCCACCGTGACCGGCACCGCCGAGCGGGCCGCCGCCCTCGGTGCCCGCCATCCCCGCGCCCTGGCCGAGGCCATGGAGGGCTTCGGGGTCGCCGAGGCCGCCGCCGCGCACGGCGTGCCCGTCCTGGAGCTGCGCGCGGTGTCCAACCCGGTCGGCCCCCGCGACCGGGCCGCCTGGCGCATCCCCGACGCGCTCGCCGCCCTCGCGGGGGCCTTCGGGAAGCTGGCGCCCGTCCTGGAGAGTTGGAACCCTCATGACCAGTGA
- a CDS encoding ABC transporter ATP-binding protein, giving the protein MTRLAARALTLGYDDRTVVRDLDLDIPDGEVTVIVGPNACGKSTTLRALGRLLRPQGGAVLLDGRALAELPTRQIARRIGLLPQTPVAPEAITVADLVARGRQPHQRWWRQWSDEDERAVTEAMERTDVAALAGRPVDELSGGQRQRVWIAMALAQETDLLLLDEPTTYLDIAHQVEVLDLVRELNHDKGRTVVTVLHDLNQAARYAGHLVAMKEGRIAAQGPPADVVTADLVREVFGLDCVVVPDPVTGGPLVVPGRPWTPSPPPETPPTDSVPSPVRT; this is encoded by the coding sequence ATGACCAGGCTCGCCGCCCGCGCCCTGACGCTCGGCTACGACGACCGCACGGTGGTGCGCGACCTCGACCTCGATATCCCCGACGGCGAGGTCACGGTGATCGTCGGCCCCAACGCGTGCGGCAAGTCGACGACCCTGCGCGCCCTGGGCCGGCTGCTCAGGCCGCAGGGCGGGGCCGTCCTGCTGGACGGGCGGGCCCTGGCCGAGCTGCCGACCCGGCAGATCGCCCGGCGGATCGGCCTGCTGCCGCAGACGCCGGTCGCCCCCGAGGCGATCACCGTCGCCGATCTGGTGGCGCGCGGGCGCCAGCCGCACCAGCGGTGGTGGCGGCAGTGGTCGGACGAGGACGAGCGGGCGGTGACCGAGGCGATGGAGCGCACGGACGTGGCCGCGCTCGCCGGGCGCCCGGTGGACGAGCTGTCGGGCGGGCAGCGCCAGCGCGTGTGGATCGCGATGGCGCTCGCCCAGGAGACCGACCTCCTGCTGCTGGACGAGCCGACGACGTATCTGGACATCGCCCACCAGGTCGAGGTGCTGGACCTGGTGCGGGAGCTGAACCACGACAAGGGCCGCACGGTCGTGACCGTCCTGCACGACCTCAACCAGGCCGCCCGCTACGCCGGGCACCTCGTCGCCATGAAGGAGGGCCGGATCGCCGCCCAGGGGCCGCCCGCCGACGTCGTCACCGCCGACCTGGTGCGCGAGGTGTTCGGCCTGGACTGCGTGGTGGTGCCCGACCCGGTCACCGGCGGCCCGCTCGTCGTGCCCGGCCGCCCCTGGACGCCGTCCCCGCCCCCCGAGACGCCCCCCACGGACTCCGTGCCGTCCCCCGTACGCACATGA
- a CDS encoding HAD family hydrolase — MASTTRTAPTVGFDLDMTLIDSRPGIHACYTELSARTGTHVDADLAVTRLGPPLEQELAHWFPAERVAATADLYRSLYPATAIAATPALAGAREAVAAVRAAGGRAIVVTAKYEPNAKLHLEHLGIEPDAVIGDLWAEQKAVALREHGASVYVGDHLGDIRGARAAGAHSVAVATGPYGVEELRAAGADTVLADLTEFPAWLAAYREAPEGPAEAARA, encoded by the coding sequence ATGGCCTCCACGACCCGTACCGCCCCGACCGTCGGCTTCGATCTCGACATGACGCTGATCGACTCCCGCCCCGGCATCCACGCCTGCTACACGGAGCTGTCGGCGCGGACGGGCACCCATGTCGACGCCGACCTGGCGGTGACGCGGCTAGGGCCGCCCCTGGAGCAGGAGCTGGCCCACTGGTTCCCGGCGGAGCGGGTGGCCGCCACGGCCGACCTGTACCGGTCGCTGTATCCGGCGACCGCCATCGCGGCCACGCCCGCGCTGGCCGGCGCCCGCGAGGCCGTCGCCGCGGTCCGGGCGGCCGGCGGGCGGGCGATCGTCGTCACCGCCAAGTACGAGCCCAACGCCAAGCTGCACCTGGAGCACCTCGGCATCGAGCCGGACGCGGTCATCGGCGACCTGTGGGCCGAGCAGAAGGCGGTGGCGCTGCGCGAGCACGGCGCGAGCGTCTACGTCGGCGACCACCTGGGCGACATACGCGGGGCGCGCGCGGCCGGCGCCCACTCCGTCGCCGTGGCCACCGGCCCGTACGGCGTCGAGGAGCTGCGCGCGGCGGGCGCCGACACGGTCCTGGCGGACCTGACGGAGTTCCCGGCCTGGCTGGCGGCCTACCGGGAGGCGCCCGAAGGGCCGGCGGAGGCGGCGCGCGCCTGA
- a CDS encoding ABC transporter substrate-binding protein: MTSTARPARRRRTAYATAAALAGALALAACGSGADSDDGAGKAAGDGGTRTVKTVMGDVKVPDAPQRVVVLDTGELDSAITLGVKPVGATHADVADGFPGYLPKEKTEGIANVGNIAAPNLEKIASLKPDLILSSKVRDADRYDELSKIAPTVFTETTGYPWKENFLVHAEALGKEAEGKKVVADYARHAAEVVEALGGKEKAAATTVSAARFIEGGDMRLYGRKSYIGTVLADAGVGRPAVVDKAEDGFAYEVSPEQVDQADADAVFYTSFGDAAKSGESKAVKSALWKNMKAVEAGRAFHVDDDLWFMGMGYTAAHQILDELEAELAG, from the coding sequence ATGACCTCCACTGCCAGGCCCGCGCGCCGCCGCCGTACGGCGTACGCGACCGCCGCCGCCCTCGCGGGCGCGCTCGCCCTCGCCGCCTGCGGCTCGGGCGCGGACTCGGACGACGGCGCCGGGAAGGCCGCCGGTGACGGCGGCACGCGCACCGTCAAGACCGTCATGGGCGACGTGAAGGTGCCCGACGCCCCGCAGCGGGTCGTCGTCCTGGACACCGGCGAGCTGGACTCCGCGATCACGCTCGGCGTCAAGCCGGTCGGCGCCACCCACGCCGACGTCGCCGACGGCTTCCCCGGCTACCTGCCGAAGGAGAAGACCGAGGGCATCGCGAACGTCGGCAACATCGCCGCGCCCAACCTGGAGAAGATCGCCTCGCTGAAGCCGGACCTGATCCTCAGCAGCAAGGTGCGCGACGCCGACCGCTACGACGAGCTGTCGAAGATCGCCCCCACCGTCTTCACCGAGACCACCGGCTACCCCTGGAAGGAGAACTTCCTGGTGCACGCCGAGGCCCTGGGCAAGGAGGCCGAGGGCAAGAAGGTCGTCGCCGACTACGCCCGGCACGCCGCGGAGGTCGTCGAGGCGCTCGGCGGCAAGGAGAAGGCGGCCGCCACCACCGTCAGCGCGGCCCGCTTCATCGAGGGCGGCGACATGCGCCTGTACGGCCGCAAGAGCTACATCGGCACGGTCCTGGCGGACGCCGGGGTGGGCCGCCCCGCCGTCGTGGACAAGGCCGAGGACGGCTTCGCGTACGAGGTCAGCCCCGAGCAGGTCGACCAGGCCGACGCCGACGCGGTCTTCTACACGTCCTTCGGGGACGCCGCCAAGTCCGGGGAGTCCAAGGCCGTCAAGAGCGCGCTGTGGAAGAACATGAAGGCCGTCGAGGCGGGCCGCGCCTTCCACGTCGACGACGACCTGTGGTTCATGGGCATGGGCTACACCGCCGCCCACCAGATCCTCGACGAGCTGGAAGCCGAGCTGGCCGGGTGA
- a CDS encoding DUF2771 domain-containing protein: MTTLQSAVRRRRAVAAAGAVSAGLLVLSACDKPTPMSTITVGDSSVSAEATCGGEDKALTTKALTDCLKETDIETISVDPIRDDVAFGVDPDVADQRWTILMNGQPLLDDTKKTYQTIPANVFFNAQYGAQGDTTLVSVRVGDGKKNSDVATGLWNFRLKKKDD, from the coding sequence ATGACCACGTTGCAATCCGCTGTGCGACGCCGCCGCGCCGTCGCCGCCGCCGGCGCCGTTTCCGCCGGACTGCTCGTCCTGTCGGCGTGCGACAAGCCGACGCCCATGTCGACGATCACGGTCGGCGACTCCTCGGTCAGCGCCGAGGCCACCTGCGGTGGCGAGGACAAGGCCCTCACCACCAAGGCCCTCACGGACTGCCTGAAGGAAACCGACATCGAGACCATCTCGGTCGACCCCATCAGGGACGACGTGGCCTTCGGCGTGGACCCGGACGTCGCCGACCAGCGCTGGACGATCCTGATGAACGGTCAGCCGCTGCTCGACGACACCAAGAAGACGTACCAGACCATCCCGGCCAACGTGTTCTTCAACGCCCAGTACGGGGCGCAGGGCGACACCACCCTGGTCTCGGTCAGGGTCGGCGACGGGAAGAAGAACAGCGACGTGGCCACCGGGCTGTGGAACTTCCGGCTGAAGAAGAAGGACGACTGA
- a CDS encoding helicase C-terminal domain-containing protein produces MSTEEKPAAPRSLAEALRARDDASLAALLRSRPDLITPVPTDLTQLATRAGTRASVVRALERLDRFALQTAQALAVAADPATYDELLGLMAGDPGETADPAVAAALPRALASLREQALVWGGDDRLRLVRTARELLAPSPQHPSPTGLGPTAQEAAAGMSPGRIQELLTAAGLPSTHDSVSAVAALTALFTDRARMAELLAGAPAASRDVLERLAWGPPYGQVTADPAPHLRWLLDRGLLLPTAPGTVVLPREVALHLRGGRAHRAPEPLPPPVTAAATHRPQVVDATAAGQALAALATVEDLLKDWDEGGPAVLRAGGLSVRDLKRTAVALDVPEPVAAFWVELAYAAGLLASDGEADERYAATPAYDEWRELPPAERWARLAGAWLAATRTAGLVGGRDAKDRALSALGPGLDRSAAPEVRHRVLTLLAGLPEGAAPAEESVLARLAWERPQRREEDLRTRLARWTLTEAELLGVTGRGALSAPGRALIGAPEARHASEAEPAGPGDKLPVHHRTPPAPASPSPAEQAARTAAAARLLAPLLPEPLDHVLLQADLTAVAPGPLRRPLADLLGVFADVESKGGATVYRFTPGSVRRALDSGRTAADLHAFLAAHSRTPVPQPLAYLIDDVARRHGHLRVGAASAYVRCDDDAMLSEILADRRAAGLGLRRLAPTVLAAQADPAALLEGLRAMGFAPAAESAEGDVLITRADAHRTPPRTPPEPVPDGPPVPDDTLLSAAIRAIRAGDLASTTPRKPSPGAGDPAPGELPRTSPAETLATVQAAVLTGEALWIGYVNAEGAASQRVIAPVRVEGGFVTAYDHTADEVRTYPLHRITGVAELADDTG; encoded by the coding sequence ATGAGCACCGAGGAGAAGCCGGCAGCCCCGCGGTCCCTGGCGGAGGCCCTGCGCGCCCGCGACGACGCCTCCCTGGCCGCCCTCCTGCGCAGCCGCCCCGATCTCATCACCCCCGTCCCCACGGACCTCACCCAGCTCGCCACCCGGGCCGGCACCCGCGCCTCGGTGGTGCGGGCCCTGGAGCGGCTGGACCGGTTCGCGCTCCAGACGGCCCAGGCCCTGGCCGTCGCCGCGGACCCGGCCACCTACGACGAACTGCTCGGACTCATGGCCGGGGACCCCGGCGAGACGGCCGACCCGGCCGTCGCCGCCGCCCTGCCCCGCGCCCTCGCCTCCCTGCGCGAACAGGCCCTGGTGTGGGGCGGCGACGACCGGCTGCGGCTGGTGCGCACGGCCCGGGAACTCCTCGCGCCCTCCCCCCAGCACCCCTCCCCGACCGGGCTCGGCCCCACCGCGCAGGAGGCCGCCGCGGGGATGTCCCCCGGCCGCATCCAGGAACTCCTCACCGCCGCCGGTCTGCCCTCCACCCACGACTCCGTCTCCGCCGTCGCCGCGCTCACCGCCCTGTTCACCGACCGGGCCCGGATGGCGGAGCTGCTCGCCGGGGCCCCGGCCGCCTCCCGCGACGTACTGGAGCGCCTGGCCTGGGGCCCGCCCTACGGCCAGGTCACCGCCGACCCCGCGCCGCACCTGCGCTGGCTGCTCGACCGCGGCCTGCTGCTGCCGACCGCGCCCGGCACGGTCGTCCTGCCCCGCGAGGTCGCCCTGCACCTGCGCGGCGGGCGGGCGCACCGCGCGCCCGAGCCGCTGCCGCCGCCCGTGACGGCCGCCGCCACCCACCGTCCGCAGGTGGTGGACGCGACCGCGGCCGGGCAGGCCCTGGCGGCGCTGGCGACCGTCGAGGACCTGTTGAAGGACTGGGACGAGGGCGGCCCCGCCGTGCTGCGGGCCGGCGGGCTCAGCGTCCGCGACCTGAAGCGGACCGCGGTCGCCCTGGACGTGCCCGAGCCGGTCGCCGCGTTCTGGGTCGAACTCGCCTACGCCGCCGGGCTGCTGGCCTCCGACGGGGAGGCCGACGAGCGGTACGCGGCGACCCCCGCCTACGACGAGTGGCGCGAGCTGCCCCCCGCCGAGCGCTGGGCGCGGCTGGCCGGGGCCTGGCTGGCGGCCACCCGCACCGCCGGACTGGTCGGCGGACGGGACGCCAAGGACCGCGCCCTGTCCGCGCTGGGCCCGGGACTCGACCGCTCGGCGGCGCCGGAGGTGCGCCACCGGGTGCTGACGCTGCTGGCGGGGCTGCCCGAGGGCGCCGCCCCGGCCGAGGAGTCGGTGCTGGCCCGGCTGGCCTGGGAGCGCCCCCAGCGCCGGGAGGAGGACCTGCGGACCCGGCTGGCGCGCTGGACGCTGACGGAGGCCGAACTGCTGGGCGTCACCGGGCGCGGCGCGCTGTCGGCGCCGGGGCGGGCGCTGATCGGCGCTCCCGAGGCGCGCCACGCGTCGGAGGCCGAACCGGCCGGGCCGGGCGACAAGCTGCCCGTGCACCACCGCACGCCGCCCGCGCCCGCGTCCCCCTCCCCGGCCGAGCAGGCCGCCCGCACGGCCGCCGCCGCCCGGCTCCTGGCGCCCCTGCTCCCCGAGCCGCTGGACCACGTGCTGCTCCAGGCCGACCTGACGGCGGTGGCGCCGGGGCCGCTGCGCAGGCCGCTCGCGGACCTGCTGGGCGTTTTCGCGGACGTCGAGTCCAAGGGCGGGGCCACCGTCTACCGGTTCACCCCCGGTTCGGTGCGGCGCGCGCTGGACTCCGGGCGGACCGCCGCCGACCTGCACGCCTTCCTCGCCGCGCACTCCCGCACGCCGGTGCCGCAGCCGCTGGCGTACCTGATCGACGACGTGGCCCGCCGGCACGGGCACCTGCGGGTGGGCGCGGCCTCGGCGTACGTGCGCTGCGACGACGACGCGATGCTCAGCGAGATCCTCGCCGACCGGCGGGCCGCCGGGCTGGGCCTGCGCCGCCTCGCGCCGACCGTGCTGGCCGCGCAGGCCGACCCGGCAGCGCTGCTGGAGGGGCTGCGGGCGATGGGGTTCGCCCCGGCCGCCGAGTCCGCCGAGGGCGATGTGCTGATCACCCGCGCCGACGCCCACCGCACCCCGCCGCGCACACCCCCGGAGCCGGTCCCCGACGGTCCGCCGGTCCCCGACGACACGCTGCTGAGCGCCGCGATCCGCGCCATCCGGGCCGGTGACCTGGCCTCCACCACGCCGCGCAAGCCGAGCCCGGGCGCCGGTGACCCGGCCCCCGGCGAGCTGCCCCGCACCAGCCCCGCCGAGACCCTCGCCACCGTGCAGGCCGCGGTGCTGACCGGCGAGGCGCTGTGGATCGGATACGTCAACGCCGAGGGCGCCGCCAGCCAGCGTGTCATCGCGCCGGTCCGCGTGGAGGGCGGCTTCGTCACGGCCTACGACCACACCGCCGACGAGGTCCGCACCTATCCGCTGCACCGGATCACGGGGGTGGCCGAACTGGCGGACGACACCGGCTGA
- a CDS encoding FecCD family ABC transporter permease, with product MSGLPGVPGALARPIRPAGYTVLRAGPAAFLLHRRATVAAGVLALVLAAACVAYLCVGESFVPPGSALDVILGRPSPDELVVGTLRAPRLVVGLLVGAAFGAAGALIQTVVRNPLASPDVIGISQGASAVTVGALTFGVTSYAVLPYLSVAGGLVAALLVYLMAWRGGLHAARFVVIGIGVAVALRSVTTLFLTKGEYVVAQQAQVWMAGSLNGRGWDAAAPLGWALLALLPALAWAARAQRSAGLDDATATALGVRLGRLRFGLALLGIVLASLATGAAGPVDFVALLAPQTARRLTRTAQIPLVCSALLGALVVVLGDLLARRLFAPTELPVGVLTAAVGAPYLIWLIVRGRSGAAR from the coding sequence GTGAGCGGCCTCCCCGGCGTCCCCGGCGCCCTCGCCCGTCCGATACGCCCGGCCGGGTACACCGTGCTGCGCGCGGGCCCGGCCGCGTTCCTGCTGCACCGGCGCGCGACGGTGGCCGCCGGTGTCCTCGCGCTGGTCCTCGCGGCGGCCTGCGTGGCGTACCTGTGCGTGGGCGAGTCGTTCGTGCCGCCCGGCTCGGCACTGGACGTGATCCTCGGGCGGCCGTCACCCGACGAGCTGGTCGTGGGCACCCTGCGGGCGCCCCGGCTGGTGGTGGGACTGCTGGTGGGGGCCGCCTTCGGCGCGGCGGGGGCGCTCATCCAGACCGTCGTGCGCAATCCGCTGGCCAGCCCCGACGTGATCGGTATCAGCCAGGGCGCGAGCGCGGTCACCGTCGGCGCGCTGACCTTCGGCGTCACCTCGTACGCGGTGCTGCCGTACCTGTCGGTCGCGGGCGGTCTGGTCGCCGCGCTGCTGGTGTACCTGATGGCCTGGCGCGGCGGGCTGCACGCGGCCCGGTTCGTCGTCATCGGCATCGGCGTCGCCGTCGCCCTGCGGTCGGTCACCACGCTGTTCCTGACCAAGGGCGAGTACGTCGTCGCCCAGCAGGCCCAGGTGTGGATGGCCGGGTCGCTCAACGGGCGCGGCTGGGACGCCGCCGCCCCGCTCGGCTGGGCGCTGCTCGCGCTGCTTCCGGCGCTGGCGTGGGCGGCGCGGGCCCAGCGCTCCGCCGGGCTCGACGACGCCACGGCGACCGCGCTCGGCGTGCGCCTGGGGCGTCTGCGGTTCGGGCTCGCGCTGCTCGGGATCGTGCTGGCCTCCCTGGCCACCGGCGCGGCCGGACCGGTCGACTTCGTGGCACTGCTCGCCCCGCAGACCGCCCGCCGGCTCACCCGCACCGCGCAGATCCCCCTGGTGTGCTCGGCGCTGCTCGGCGCGCTCGTCGTCGTCCTCGGCGATCTGCTGGCCCGCCGCCTGTTCGCGCCCACCGAGCTTCCGGTGGGCGTGCTGACGGCGGCCGTGGGAGCGCCGTACCTGATCTGGCTGATCGTCCGCGGCCGGAGCGGAGCCGCCCGATGA
- a CDS encoding 1,4-dihydroxy-6-naphthoate synthase produces MTGAQPSATREQSATGGTRTAGEPLRIAYSPCPNDTFVFDALAHGRVPGAPALEVTFADIDITNGMAERGEFDVLKVSYAVLPYVLREYALLPCGGALGRGCGPLVLTREAGPDLSGRTVAVPSERSTAYLLFRLWAADTVPGGVGEIVVMPFHEIMPAVRDGKVDAGLVIHEARFTYQNYGLHKLADMGEHWEATTGLPIPLGAIIAKRSLGEETLTLLADSIRASVRAAWDDPEVARPYVMEHAQEMDPAVADQHIGLYVNEFTAGLGEDGYAAVRGLLTRAAAEGLVPALGPGALSFP; encoded by the coding sequence ATGACCGGCGCGCAGCCCTCCGCGACTCGTGAGCAGTCCGCGACCGGCGGGACCCGCACGGCCGGCGAGCCCCTGCGGATCGCGTACTCGCCCTGCCCGAACGACACCTTCGTCTTCGACGCCCTCGCCCACGGCCGCGTCCCCGGCGCCCCCGCGCTGGAGGTGACCTTCGCCGACATCGACATCACCAACGGCATGGCCGAGCGCGGCGAGTTCGACGTGCTGAAGGTGTCGTACGCGGTGCTGCCGTACGTCCTGCGCGAGTACGCGCTGCTGCCCTGCGGAGGCGCGCTGGGCCGGGGCTGCGGGCCGCTGGTGCTCACCCGCGAGGCCGGTCCGGACCTGAGCGGCCGTACGGTGGCCGTGCCGAGCGAGAGGTCGACGGCGTACCTGCTGTTCCGGCTGTGGGCCGCGGACACCGTGCCCGGCGGGGTCGGCGAGATCGTGGTGATGCCGTTCCACGAGATCATGCCGGCCGTGCGGGACGGCAAGGTCGACGCGGGCCTCGTCATCCACGAGGCGCGCTTCACCTACCAGAACTACGGGCTGCACAAGCTCGCCGACATGGGCGAGCACTGGGAGGCCACCACCGGGCTGCCGATCCCGCTCGGCGCGATCATCGCCAAGCGGTCGCTGGGCGAGGAGACGCTGACGCTGCTGGCCGACTCCATCCGGGCCTCCGTGCGCGCCGCGTGGGACGACCCGGAGGTCGCCCGCCCGTACGTCATGGAGCACGCCCAGGAGATGGACCCGGCCGTCGCCGACCAGCACATCGGGCTGTACGTCAACGAGTTCACCGCCGGTCTCGGCGAGGACGGCTACGCGGCCGTGCGGGGGCTGCTCACCCGCGCGGCGGCCGAGGGCCTGGTACCGGCCCTCGGCCCCGGCGCGCTGTCCTTCCCCTAG
- a CDS encoding cold-shock protein: protein MPTGKVKWFNSEKGFGFLSRDDGGDVFVHSSVLPAGVETLKPGQRVEFGVVAGQRGDQALSLTLLEPTPSVAAAQRKKPDELASIVQDLTTLLENITPMLEKGRYPEKTSGKKIAGLLRAVADQLDV, encoded by the coding sequence GTGCCCACCGGCAAGGTCAAGTGGTTCAACAGCGAGAAGGGCTTCGGCTTTCTCTCCCGCGACGACGGCGGTGACGTCTTCGTCCATTCCTCGGTCCTCCCCGCCGGAGTCGAGACCCTGAAGCCGGGCCAGCGCGTGGAGTTCGGCGTCGTCGCCGGGCAGCGCGGCGACCAGGCCCTGTCGCTCACGCTGCTGGAGCCGACCCCGTCGGTCGCCGCCGCCCAGCGCAAGAAGCCGGACGAGCTGGCCTCCATCGTGCAGGACCTGACGACCCTTCTCGAGAACATCACGCCGATGCTGGAGAAGGGCCGCTACCCCGAGAAGACCTCCGGCAAGAAGATCGCCGGGCTGCTGCGCGCCGTCGCCGACCAGCTCGACGTCTGA